The following DNA comes from Caretta caretta isolate rCarCar2 chromosome 10, rCarCar1.hap1, whole genome shotgun sequence.
CTGCTGCTCGAGTCTGCCTCCGAGGggtgccagctcccagcccccacagccAAGTCCCTCGCACTGCTCCTGCCAGCGGCACTCCGGAGAGTCTCCGAAGCGGCTCTGGTGCGTTGGCGTGCGCCCCACCTTGGCGTGTTACCCAGGGCCCCACGACAAGATGCTTTGCCCAGGGGCGCTCTCGGAGACAGAGCGGCTCTTCCTCGCAGCTCGCAGCCGCTCTTCCCACCCAGCCCAGCCTTGTTCCTGGGCAGCTCCAGTCCCCTGTCCCGCCCAGCACCGGGGCCGGAGCCATGGGGGTCCcccgctggggctgggctgctcacCTGCCCCCGCCCAAGGCTCTCCCTCATTGCCTGTCCGGCCACACCGGCGCGGGGTTCGCCGCAGACAAGCTCGCCCCGGTCCCGGCCCGCTGGCTCTGGGGGTCCGCTGACACCCTCCATCCCCCGGCccggctcccctctcccccgggctCGGACTAGGGGTGGCTTCGCCCGGTGGCCGGcctgcagctgggaggggagcggggccgtCTGCCCCCGGAATCCCCGGGCTGCTCCGCCCGACCCCGCCGGGATCCGGGAAAGCCCCTTCGATCGCGCAAGCCGCGGGCGGCTTCCCAGGGGCGCCCCGGCCGGAGGCgccggggcgggcggggagcGGCGCCGGGGCGGGGCAGCGGACGGTACCTGTGGCCCAGAGGTTGCCGCGGGGGTTGACTTTGATCCTGGCCGCTCGGTCCCGCGGCTCGGCGAAGTCCGGCCGGTCGGCGGGGGCGGCCgagaggaaggagaggagcagCAGGCAGCCCAGGAGCCGGCTGGCGGGCAGCGCGCCCATGGCTCCCCGCCGGGCTCCGGGGGACGCTTCGCCTGGGGCCGGGAGAAGCGGCGGCGACGACTCGTGCTCAGGGCTGGTCGCCTCTGGCTTCCCGGGCTGCTCCATTTAAAGCCTCCCACCGCGGGGCGGAGACTGGCCGGGAGCAGCCGCAGCCCTCGCCTTGCgcacggcggcggcggcggggggcgcCCACCCCCACCTAGGGCCGGGAGCGGGACTGGGGGGGGTGACTCAGCGCCCAGCTGCCTGCCCCTGGCCCGGAGGATCCCGCCACGTGTTCCGGCCAACCCGGGCCAGGGGGACCCTTCAGGGGGACCCTTCCCGCccaggcagtggtgctggaacaatgtctAGGGTCGGGTGCTGGGAGCTGTTgatccaaactgtaaactctgtagcTGATGgaaatggaaaccacttcaagccagggggtgcggctgCACCCCCAGTACCcttagttccagcatctatgggcCCAGGGCACCTTCTGTGCAGCGCCCCAAACAGGACACACAGGGAAGTCGGGGTGCAGATCCTGCTGCCCCTGGCAGCGGCACAGGGCCAGGCCCTCCAAGCAGTAGGCTTCACTCCCACACAAAGCTCAGGCTGGGTTTTATCAAACACAAAGTGGCTCACCAAAAAGAGCCCCCCAGGGTCTgccccaaagcaccctgcagtcCGTGGAAAATATCCCACCATGGGCAGAGGTGCTTCAGAGATCTGGGCTGGAATAGCATCCTGCTCCCCCAGTGCCCTGCAACCCCTCACTGACAAACTGGGCATCCAGCTGGAGGAACAGACAGCTCAGGGGGCAGCAGAGCCGGGGAGCTGTCCATAGATCCTCTGGAGGTGCAAAAGCACAACTGGAAAATGTTTATGAGTCCTTTACATgtcaaaccccaccccccatttccgGCTCTCACCGTGACAGCATGGCCGGGTTGCTTTCTTCTCTCTTCAGGGAGTCAGGGGATCATGGTCAGGGCCCACCCGTTTCCCCAGGAACTTGAATAAGGGGTTCTCCAAAGCATGAGCCTTTGCACCCAGCAGGACAGGCTCTCAGCGAGTTTTCCCAGTGAATTGCCACCTATGTTGGGTGACTTTGATGAGGAAGGAGCAGCCCCTCCAGTGCTGTGAAATGCTCTAAGCTCAGACACGTAGAGGCTGAGGAGCGGCCCCCACCCCATTACACAAGGTACTGTCCCCTATTCTTAACCATCATCCCTCTGGAACCATTCCCCCATCGCCATCCCTGGTAAGCGGGTGGGATTGATGCAGCAGAGATCGGGGACAGGCAGTATTCTCTAACTAGTAAACCGGATGGCAGCTTTAGAAGACTGGAACTGGCAGTAGATGTTGAGGAACCTTTCAAAGGCACGAGATGGGGCTTGCTTCACTTTACCCAGATTACATTTAGACTTGTCCCTAGATTCTGTTCCTGTGCAGAGGGCCTCCGCTTTGGTATATGCAAATGGCATTTCATCAATACCATTTGCCTTAGGCCAGGAGACTTGGCAGGGCTCAGCTATGTCCCCTATTGAGTCAGTGGATGGCTCCGGGCTGCTGGTACCAGCAGTATCCTGATATCTCTGGGATCAGAGTGGGTGACTGCTACCCACAGGCTCTCCCTGGGCCCTCCTGGTCAAGATGGGAAGCCTAGAAGGGCACTATTGTTCTCAGCTGCAGCAGGAGGACACGGGGCTCTGGCCAGCAGGTAGGAAGTTGATGCAGAGAGGTCACACAGGGACCTTGTTACTGTTCTTGCGCCTGGACCAGACTGGACAGCCCCTAGGCGCTGCACTGGATTTAATCTTCTAGACATCGTGCCAAAGGAACTTGCAGCTTTTGGTTTCTGGCACCCCTTGTAGAGAAATCCTCTCTAGTGTGCGACTGACTAGAGGAACCCACTGTGGGCTACAGCCTGGGGAGACTGGCGCTTGGAACACTACAGCGCTTGCCTCCAGGACCGTGGTGCACCCGGCATTCTCCCAGGCACCCAGGGACAGAAGTCCCGCAGCACTTGCAGGGACACCCGTGGAGGGGAGCTACAGTACTGGGCCCCCCTTGTGATAAAGACGCACTGTGACCCTTCAAGGAGCTGTTCGGAAAATAGATTCTAGAATGACACG
Coding sequences within:
- the NMB gene encoding neuromedin-B isoform X2 → MAPAPVLGGTGDWSCPGTRLGWVGRAAASCEEEPLCLRERPWAKHLVVGPWVTRQGGAHANAPEPLRRLSGVPLAGAVRGTWLWGLGAGTPRRQTRAAGHFMGKKSIAASPLLESPGDAVANSIPMAFSPTLRAVLKDMKELLTRELLKILLQERLIDENQGRSDLHNQQAHMFR
- the NMB gene encoding neuromedin-B isoform X1, encoding MAPAPVLGGTGDWSCPGTRLGWVGRAAASCEEEPLCLRERPWAKHLVVGPWVTRQGGAHANAPEPLRRLSGVPLAGAVRGTWLWGLGAGTPRRQTRAAGHFMGKKSIAASPLLESPGDAVANSIPMAFSPTLRAVLKDMKELLTRELLKILLQERLIDENQGRSDLHNQETGLVMKALEKYLSN